The genomic window TTATATACTGAAGAACTGCCCTTGCAGCCCCTCCTGTTCCTAAAATAAACACTCTCTTATTCTTTAAACTTATATTAAATTTATCTAGCATCATACCAAATCCATAATAATCTGTGTTATATCCCTTTAACTTTCCATCTTTAAAACATATTGTATTTACTGCACCTATCTTTTCAGCTTCCCTTGAAATACTATCTAAATATTTCATAACTTCAACTTTATAAGGTATTGTTACATTTAATCCACTTATTTTTAATGCTTTAGCTCCAAACACTGCATTTTTTAAATCTTTATTTTCTACATTAAAAAGATGATAGTAACCATCAACTCCTATTTCTTTAAATATTTCAGAATGTATTTCAGGAGAAAAGCTATGAGATAGTTTTTCCCCTAAAAGCCCATATAAATTTCTCAAACATTTCACTCTCCTAATATATTTTTGCACAATTATATTATTTCTATTAATTGAGGAAATTGCATAATTTGTGAACTGCATAGCTACATGCAAGTTTCTCAATTACTTTATAATCTAATAAGTATAGAAGACATTCAGTAACTAGTCCATTTTATGAAGCTTATAATTTCCAAGAATTTTAAAATAAGAACTATTAGTTTTAATACATTCTAAAGCCGTCTTCACATTTTTCATAGTTATATTCCCTTCAAAATCTATATAAAAATAGTACTCCCACGGCTTTCCTATAATAGGCCTTGATTCTATCTTTAACATATTCAAATTGTTTTCTGCAAAAATACTTAAAACATTATATAAGGCCCCTGATTTATGAGGCAACGCAAGTATAATGCTTATTTTATTACAATCACAATCGTACTCTAACTCTTTTCCTATAACTATAAATCTTGTATAATTATTTTTATTATAATTAATATCCCCTTCTATAATATCCAATCCATAAACTTCTGCACAATTTTTACTTCCTATGGCAGCTTTACACTTACAATTTTCCTCTTTTACATACTTGGCACTAATAGCTGTATTTCTGTATGGTATACACTTCCAATCATTATGCTTTTTTAGAAATTCACTACTTTGACAGAAAGCTTGAATGTGCGAATAAACTTCTGTTATATTATCTAACTTACTCCCTGGTATTCCTAGTAAATTATGATTAACTTTAATTATTTTCTCCCCTATTATAAAAAATCCATACTTTCGCAAAAAATCATACACATCAGATATTCCTCCCGTTGATGAATTCTCTATAGGTAGTACGCCATAGTCTATATCATCATTATTTATTGCCTTAAATACATCTTCAAAACTTTCTACATTATATGTATTCTTATTACTACCAAAATACTCTAAAAGAGCCTCTTCACTAAAAGATCCTTTAACCCCTTGAAATCCTACTCTTATATTATCCAAACATGCTGTTTTTAATGGTTTATTAGAAGAGTTTACTTCCTCTTTATACTCTTCTTCATAATTATTTTTCTGCTTAAAAGTCTCTTCACTTTGAATTTTTCTACTTATATCCATAGTATCCTTGAAAAATTTTTCTAAACCTTCCTTAAATTTTTCATTCTTTAAATAATTTAAGTTTTTCTTTATAACTTCCTTCTCTCTATTTTCATTTAAAATAGGTATGTTTTTCTCTTTTTTATACTTTGCTACTTTTAGTACAATTTCCATTCTTTTCTCAAAAAGCTCTGTTAAGTCTTTATCTATATCATCTATTTTTTCCCTTAATTCTTCTAATTGCTGCATATTATAGCCCCCTTACTTATATTGAAATTAAATCTAATATGCCCATAGCTGTAACTGCTTCTACTACTGGAACTGCTCTTTGCACTATACAAGGATCATGTCTTCCTTCTATCTCAATTGTGGTATTTTCTTTTTTTTCTATATTTATTGTCCTCTGTACTTTAGCTATAGACGGTGTCGGTTTAAAAGCTACTCTAAAGATTAAGGGCATAGAGTTAGTAATTCCTCCTAATATTCCACCATTATTATTAGAATAAGTTTTAACGCTTCCTGCTTCTATATATAATTCGTCATTTACTTCTGAACCCTTCATTTTGGAGATTTCAAAGCCTGCCCCAAATTCAACTCCCTTAACTGCAGGAATAGAAAATATTATATGTGATAAAACACTTTCTACAGAATCAAAAAATGGAGAACCTATACCTGCTGGAAGATTTAAAACTGCACATTCTACAACTCCACCTAATGAGTCTTTTTCTTCCTTTGCTTTCAATATTTCATCCTGCATTTTTAATCCTATATTATCATCTATAATAGGAAATGCTTTATGTGAAAGTTCATTTAATAATTCTTCTTTAATATTTATATAATCAAAATTATCTTCCTCTATATAATGTATACTTTTTATATGACTTCCTATTACAATACCTTCACCTTTAAGCATTTGTTTTGCTACTGCCCCTGCAAAAACTATAGGTGCCGTAATTCTTCCTGAGAAATGACCTCCCCCCCTATAATCATTAAATCCATTATATTTAATATATCCTGTATAATCAGCATGAGAAGGTCTCATAATATTTTTTATTTTTTCATAATCTTTTGAGCGTTTATCACTATTTCTTATAATTGCACAAAGAGGAGTTCCTGTGGTTCTTTCATTAAAGTATCCACTTAAAATTTCAAATTCATCTTTTTCATTTCTAGCTGTAGATATCTTATTTTTTCCTGGGGCACGTCTTTTCATTTCCCTATTTATTTCTTCTAAATCTAATTTTACTCCTGGTTTCAATCCATCAATAGTTATACCTATAGCAACTCCATGAGATTCTCCAAAAATAGAGAACTTAATTTTATTCCCCCAAACTCCACTCATCTATTTTTCCTCCTAGACTTTTAAAATCCTCCCAAAATTGAGGATAAGACTTATTTACAGCTTCACTATTAGTAATTATCAGTGGTTCTTTACATCTTATTGAAGCTATTGCCATAGCCATAGCTATTCTATGATCATTCCAGCTATCAACTTTTCCTCCATTTAAACTCTCTTTTCCATTTATTATAAGCCCATCTTCTAATTCAATCACCTCTGCGCCTATTTTGTTAAGTTCAGATGCTATTGCCATTAATCTATCACATTCTTTTATCCTAAGCCTTTTAGCATTTATTATTTTAGTAGTTCCTTTACTCAATGCTGCTAATACAGTAAGTACTGGAACCAAATCTGGACATTCAGATGCATCAATAACTACACCTTCAGTTGCAGAACTCTTACATTCTATATACTTCTTATCTATATATATATTTGCTTTCATTTTATTTAGTATATCAACAATAACCTTATCTCCTTGTAATGAGGCACAATTTAAATCTTTACATTTGATTTTCTCTCCTATACTACCTGCAACGAGCCAAAAAGCAGCTTGTGAAAAGTCTCCCTCTACTCTATAATTTTTGCTGACATATCTTTGATTTCCCTTTATGTAAAATTCTTTATAGTTATTATTTTCTATATTTATCCCAAATTTACTTAACATATCTATTGTTAAATCTACATATCCTTTAGACTCTAAATTAGATATAATTTGTATCTTTGAATCCTCTTTTAAAAGAGGTAAGGCAAACATAAGACCACTTATAAATTGGGAACTAACATTACCAGGAACGCTAAAATTTCCTGGTTTTAACCTACCTTTTATCTTTAGTGGAAGCTCTCCATTATTATTTTCATATACTATACCTTGTTCTTTAAAAATATCATAATATACATTTAAAGGCCTAGAAGTCAGCTTCCCACTTCCTGTAAAATTAACCTCTTCACCTGTCAGTAAAGCTATCGGTATTAAAAATCTTAAAGTTGAGCCAGATTCATTACAATCTATAGTATTGTTTACCAGAGTTAATTTATCTTCTCCCTTTATATCAAAGCTTATTTCTTTACATCCTTCCATTTGTTTCTGTTTTGATATTTGCACCCCTAAATTTTGCATAGCCTTTGAAGTTGCTTTGATATCCTCTGAAATAACTATATTTTCTATAACACTTTCCCCTTTTGCAAGCCCTGCACAAATAACTGACCTATGTGCTAAACTCTTTGAAGGTGGAACTTTTATACTTCCTGTTAAAGTTTTTGGATAAATTATAACATTTTCCACTTTATTCTCCCCTTCTATTAACATCTATTTCATTCATAAGAAAAATAAATTATAAACAATCAATATACTTTATATAAACTTATTAATTTCTTTTCTCTCTATCTTATGAATAAACCCTTCTCCAATTTTTTTTAAGATTATTATATTTATAAATTTACCACTATTTTTTTTATCTACCCCTATAGCTTCTAATATTGTATCTTTATTTTCTATATCTATCTCATATTGAAGATTATATTTTTTAAGCATTTTAGCTATATTTTCACTAACACCTTTTTCTGTTAGTCCTAGTTCTTCACTTTTTTTAGTTATACTATACATGCCTAGTGCCACTGCTTCTCCGTGAGTATATTTTTCAAAATTAAAATATTTCTCAATAGCATGACCTATAGTGTGTCCAAAATTCAAAATCATCCTATCCCCTATATCTTTTTCATCTCTCTCAACTACCTCTTTTTTTACATTGCAACAAGTTTCAATTATATAATCCATATTTTTAATGAGCTCTTCTTTGCTATTGTAACTTAATAATCTGTAAAATAGTTTTTCATCCTTTATACAAGCATATTTTATGACTTCTGCCATACCATCATATAAATATCTATCATCTAATGTACTTAAAACATCCGAATCTATAAAAACTGCTTCTGGATGATAGAAATTTCCCACAAGATTTTTACCCCTATTTAAATCTATTGCGACCTTTCCTCCTAT from Clostridium sp. MB40-C1 includes these protein-coding regions:
- the aroE gene encoding shikimate dehydrogenase; the protein is MRNLYGLLGEKLSHSFSPEIHSEIFKEIGVDGYYHLFNVENKDLKNAVFGAKALKISGLNVTIPYKVEVMKYLDSISREAEKIGAVNTICFKDGKLKGYNTDYYGFGMMLDKFNISLKNKRVFILGTGGAARAVLQYIIDNGVKEINVVSRNKENLKEKFKEFNVISYKDLESVDKGDIVVNSTPCGMYPNLNDSPINRSTISKFKVAVDLIYNPKETLFLKYAKEEGLKIVNGLYMLIGQAVKAEGLWNGIKMDNKVVDKIYEEINLKIN
- a CDS encoding chorismate mutase; translation: MQQLEELREKIDDIDKDLTELFEKRMEIVLKVAKYKKEKNIPILNENREKEVIKKNLNYLKNEKFKEGLEKFFKDTMDISRKIQSEETFKQKNNYEEEYKEEVNSSNKPLKTACLDNIRVGFQGVKGSFSEEALLEYFGSNKNTYNVESFEDVFKAINNDDIDYGVLPIENSSTGGISDVYDFLRKYGFFIIGEKIIKVNHNLLGIPGSKLDNITEVYSHIQAFCQSSEFLKKHNDWKCIPYRNTAISAKYVKEENCKCKAAIGSKNCAEVYGLDIIEGDINYNKNNYTRFIVIGKELEYDCDCNKISIILALPHKSGALYNVLSIFAENNLNMLKIESRPIIGKPWEYYFYIDFEGNITMKNVKTALECIKTNSSYFKILGNYKLHKMD
- the aroC gene encoding chorismate synthase, producing MSGVWGNKIKFSIFGESHGVAIGITIDGLKPGVKLDLEEINREMKRRAPGKNKISTARNEKDEFEILSGYFNERTTGTPLCAIIRNSDKRSKDYEKIKNIMRPSHADYTGYIKYNGFNDYRGGGHFSGRITAPIVFAGAVAKQMLKGEGIVIGSHIKSIHYIEEDNFDYINIKEELLNELSHKAFPIIDDNIGLKMQDEILKAKEEKDSLGGVVECAVLNLPAGIGSPFFDSVESVLSHIIFSIPAVKGVEFGAGFEISKMKGSEVNDELYIEAGSVKTYSNNNGGILGGITNSMPLIFRVAFKPTPSIAKVQRTINIEKKENTTIEIEGRHDPCIVQRAVPVVEAVTAMGILDLISI
- the aroA gene encoding 3-phosphoshikimate 1-carboxyvinyltransferase; protein product: MENVIIYPKTLTGSIKVPPSKSLAHRSVICAGLAKGESVIENIVISEDIKATSKAMQNLGVQISKQKQMEGCKEISFDIKGEDKLTLVNNTIDCNESGSTLRFLIPIALLTGEEVNFTGSGKLTSRPLNVYYDIFKEQGIVYENNNGELPLKIKGRLKPGNFSVPGNVSSQFISGLMFALPLLKEDSKIQIISNLESKGYVDLTIDMLSKFGINIENNNYKEFYIKGNQRYVSKNYRVEGDFSQAAFWLVAGSIGEKIKCKDLNCASLQGDKVIVDILNKMKANIYIDKKYIECKSSATEGVVIDASECPDLVPVLTVLAALSKGTTKIINAKRLRIKECDRLMAIASELNKIGAEVIELEDGLIINGKESLNGGKVDSWNDHRIAMAMAIASIRCKEPLIITNSEAVNKSYPQFWEDFKSLGGKIDEWSLGE
- the aroB gene encoding 3-dehydroquinate synthase, which produces MKALNINLTHKTYPIYIKKGLMNSIGEEIKKIYAGKNIVIVSDKNVWRFYGDKLVENLNNSSFKVNKIVVEPGEKSKSFDVLLNIYNKLLDFGVIRGDLIIALGGGVIGDLTGFAAATFLRGIPFIQIPTSLLAQIDSSIGGKVAIDLNRGKNLVGNFYHPEAVFIDSDVLSTLDDRYLYDGMAEVIKYACIKDEKLFYRLLSYNSKEELIKNMDYIIETCCNVKKEVVERDEKDIGDRMILNFGHTIGHAIEKYFNFEKYTHGEAVALGMYSITKKSEELGLTEKGVSENIAKMLKKYNLQYEIDIENKDTILEAIGVDKKNSGKFINIIILKKIGEGFIHKIERKEINKFI